In a genomic window of Sphingomonas lutea:
- a CDS encoding SPOR domain-containing protein: MSDQRSAYDDGQLPWLQAVEDEDEPRGLSARKMLAALLVVVLAAALVAGTFFWLGQQDAEVSGAPELIRAAPGPYKVKPADPGGLDVAGESQTAFETSAGEDRDAQLDLSKVPGAAVAPPKADATPAAEPPAAKPAPAEEAPAPTGAKGSVIQLGAFQNRAQAERAWTLLSTRFPNVGSMTKLVVPFSGGIRLRAAAASPAAAREACQALKAAGENCFVAQ, encoded by the coding sequence ATGAGCGACCAGAGGTCGGCCTATGACGACGGGCAGCTGCCGTGGCTGCAGGCCGTCGAGGACGAGGACGAGCCGCGCGGCCTGTCGGCGCGCAAGATGCTCGCAGCCTTGCTCGTCGTCGTGCTCGCGGCGGCGCTCGTCGCCGGCACCTTCTTCTGGCTTGGCCAGCAGGATGCCGAAGTCAGCGGTGCGCCGGAGCTGATCCGCGCCGCCCCCGGACCGTATAAGGTCAAGCCCGCGGACCCCGGCGGCCTCGACGTTGCGGGCGAGAGCCAGACGGCATTCGAAACCAGCGCGGGCGAGGATCGCGACGCGCAGCTCGACCTGAGCAAGGTGCCCGGCGCCGCCGTCGCACCCCCCAAAGCCGATGCCACGCCCGCCGCCGAACCGCCCGCCGCCAAGCCCGCGCCGGCCGAAGAAGCGCCCGCGCCGACCGGTGCCAAGGGCAGCGTCATCCAGCTCGGCGCATTCCAGAACCGCGCGCAGGCGGAGCGGGCCTGGACCCTGCTGTCGACGCGCTTCCCCAACGTCGGGTCGATGACCAAGCTGGTCGTGCCTTTCTCGGGCGGGATCCGCTTGCGTGCCGCCGCCGCGTCGCCCGCTGCCGCGCGCGAAGCCTGCCAGGCGCTCAAGGCGGCCGGCGAGAATTGCTTCGTGGCCCAATGA
- a CDS encoding tetratricopeptide repeat protein, whose protein sequence is MSVAVAVALSAAAPAHAQSAYSPYAESPADALGRYMRTLGSNPRDFGALIGAGRAALVLGDNDAAAGFFARADEVNPNSPLPQAGMGAVAVAQGDPASALPYFARAQQLGAPLATFGADRGLAYDLMGQQAQAQAEYRAALGGTDADEARRRLALSLAISGNKAEALQILAPLSARGDAAIGRIRAFVLALSGDSKGAMVAIDAAMPGSWSSVAPFLQRLPALAPGQKAAAVNLGIFPDSGGTAYASAAPSPSYSAPPSVSDGDRMASIEQTLRAPPPAARPTPSWSAPAATQMASATVPQRQVPQAPKAAAKPKKIWLQLASGPNPDALPDQFQRIKSRNAEMFDGIKPYVAKGPERARLLIGPFKSSADAETFAEGLESVNAFRWTNSETDTIVPLGS, encoded by the coding sequence ATGAGCGTCGCCGTTGCCGTTGCGCTTTCGGCGGCGGCGCCCGCCCACGCCCAGTCCGCTTATTCGCCTTACGCCGAATCGCCTGCTGATGCGCTTGGGCGCTACATGCGGACGCTTGGTTCGAACCCGCGCGATTTCGGTGCATTGATCGGTGCGGGACGCGCCGCGCTGGTGCTCGGCGACAATGATGCTGCGGCGGGCTTTTTCGCTCGCGCCGACGAAGTGAACCCCAACAGTCCGCTGCCGCAGGCCGGGATGGGTGCCGTCGCCGTCGCGCAGGGCGATCCTGCGTCCGCGCTTCCCTATTTCGCCCGCGCCCAGCAGCTTGGCGCGCCGCTCGCGACCTTCGGTGCGGACCGCGGATTGGCGTACGACCTGATGGGCCAACAGGCACAGGCGCAGGCGGAATATCGGGCCGCGTTGGGCGGCACGGACGCCGACGAAGCGCGCCGCCGCCTGGCGCTGAGCCTCGCAATCAGCGGCAACAAGGCTGAAGCCTTGCAGATCCTCGCGCCGCTTTCGGCACGCGGCGATGCCGCGATCGGCCGCATTCGCGCTTTCGTCCTTGCGCTGTCGGGCGACAGCAAGGGCGCAATGGTGGCGATCGATGCCGCCATGCCCGGCAGCTGGTCCTCGGTCGCGCCGTTCCTGCAACGGCTTCCGGCGCTTGCGCCCGGGCAGAAGGCGGCCGCGGTCAACCTCGGCATCTTCCCGGATTCAGGCGGCACGGCTTACGCATCGGCCGCACCGTCCCCGTCCTATTCCGCCCCGCCGTCGGTCAGTGACGGTGATCGCATGGCGAGCATCGAGCAGACACTGCGCGCACCGCCGCCCGCGGCTCGGCCGACGCCAAGCTGGTCTGCGCCCGCGGCGACGCAAATGGCCTCGGCGACCGTTCCGCAGCGCCAAGTGCCGCAGGCGCCAAAGGCCGCCGCAAAGCCAAAGAAAATCTGGCTTCAGCTGGCCAGCGGTCCCAATCCCGATGCGCTGCCCGACCAGTTCCAGCGCATCAAGTCGCGCAATGCCGAGATGTTCGACGGCATCAAGCCGTATGTTGCCAAGGGCCCCGAGCGCGCACGCCTGCTGATCGGGCCGTTCAAGAGCAGCGCCGATGCCGAGACCTTCGCGGAAGGCCTCGAGTCGGTTAACGCCTTCCGGTGGACCAATTCGGAAACCGACACGATCGTCCCGCTGGGCAGCTGA
- a CDS encoding SGNH/GDSL hydrolase family protein: MRVVFSGGEGVMAYSGVFVFGDSLVDAGNALKLAEFYGDLTFSDLPDGAPSASRGYFQGRFSNGYTFADLLANKEIGTVTAPVFPYGYEDPWLDIPIAPWAGDPSGNNLNFAYGGAQIKQGSEVVSDLDTQTDAFRDAVDGDADVNALHMVTVGGNDIRSIVPTTGTIFSKTAAYARIESRADILLHELSQLVTMDGVKHILITGMADVGLVERYDLNKDNVFGPDTDLNNDGVIEAGEATRSAAATDYSRYLDHLIRTEVIPGLEALGATVSYVPLMDYVDETTGQAVTGALTANLNTIALLNGIRPDELGETPGEQLRENLLLYDNLLFFDGLHPNAQANALLGSFMHAQLNGAPWVETMPLLAADVDYRSVATIASAGEIDGLVIATAAGSSYTFQMLGVSSLTPYLLAQLGLSALPTGPILGDPRLNLLSSSGASVAADDDSGAGFDATLTFNVTAAGTYTLQAAAVGGLTGSYALTVRVDGAAVSSGNLYAVNNASALVIEGAGWAGIDTVSASVSYALAAGSAIEVLQTGNAKGKGAINLTGNDFAQQLIGNNGANVLDGKGGADDYRGGGGNDRFVLGGDGVDRILDYVNGDVVDLSALVKVGAGTNVAAGGFVRVTTTGKIQVDADGGGNGWATVATINGTGSVAIRYLSGGTTSTASLGRVTETSPAGTFALAGMIAGSGLSGPGFPAGPEAADTDAVTLARSATSATTVMIADTTLASASDAQMPPLASSTQTLPLSAGAALTSAVSRPQVSDAGRSAEPLDAGTALSAAAPAAAMQLAPSIAIPAGIFADAGMEGRMVQNIAEVGRVLLDALSNGPGPGTVEALLDALPARADGAVPTIPAAVAEAWATASAIVPMHAGFGLGMLGEHYDATALA; this comes from the coding sequence ATGCGAGTCGTTTTCTCCGGCGGGGAGGGCGTGATGGCGTATAGTGGCGTGTTCGTTTTCGGGGACAGCCTGGTCGATGCGGGCAACGCCCTTAAGCTCGCCGAATTCTATGGCGACCTGACCTTCAGCGATCTCCCGGACGGCGCGCCATCCGCAAGCCGGGGCTATTTCCAAGGGCGCTTCAGCAATGGCTACACCTTTGCCGATTTGCTCGCGAACAAGGAGATTGGCACGGTCACCGCGCCGGTCTTCCCTTACGGCTATGAAGATCCTTGGCTCGACATCCCAATCGCGCCCTGGGCAGGCGACCCGTCGGGCAACAACCTGAACTTCGCTTACGGCGGCGCGCAGATCAAACAGGGCAGCGAAGTCGTGTCCGACCTCGACACGCAGACCGACGCTTTCCGCGATGCGGTCGACGGCGACGCCGACGTCAATGCACTGCACATGGTCACCGTCGGCGGCAACGACATCCGCAGCATCGTGCCCACCACCGGCACGATCTTTTCCAAGACCGCCGCGTATGCGCGGATCGAATCGCGCGCCGACATCCTCCTGCACGAGCTGAGCCAGCTGGTGACGATGGATGGGGTGAAGCACATCCTCATCACCGGCATGGCCGATGTCGGGCTGGTCGAGCGCTACGACCTTAACAAGGACAATGTGTTCGGACCCGATACCGACCTCAATAACGACGGGGTCATTGAGGCGGGCGAAGCGACTCGCAGCGCCGCGGCGACCGATTATTCGCGCTACCTCGACCACCTCATCCGTACCGAGGTGATCCCGGGGCTCGAGGCGCTTGGCGCAACCGTCAGCTACGTGCCGTTGATGGATTATGTCGACGAAACGACGGGGCAGGCGGTCACCGGCGCACTCACGGCCAACCTTAACACGATCGCCTTGCTCAACGGCATCCGGCCCGACGAGCTGGGCGAGACGCCGGGCGAGCAGCTGCGTGAGAATCTGCTCCTCTACGATAACCTCTTGTTCTTCGATGGCCTGCACCCGAACGCGCAGGCCAATGCCTTGCTGGGCTCATTCATGCATGCGCAGCTTAACGGCGCGCCGTGGGTCGAAACGATGCCCTTGCTGGCCGCCGACGTCGATTACCGCAGCGTCGCGACGATCGCGTCGGCGGGCGAAATCGACGGCCTGGTCATCGCGACCGCGGCGGGCAGCAGCTACACGTTCCAGATGCTCGGCGTCAGCAGCCTGACGCCTTATTTGTTGGCGCAGCTTGGGTTGAGCGCGCTTCCCACGGGGCCGATCCTGGGCGACCCGCGGCTCAACCTGCTGTCGTCGAGTGGCGCTTCGGTCGCCGCTGACGATGATAGCGGCGCCGGATTCGACGCGACCTTGACGTTCAACGTCACCGCTGCCGGAACTTATACGTTGCAGGCGGCGGCGGTCGGCGGGTTGACCGGAAGCTATGCGCTGACCGTACGGGTCGATGGCGCGGCAGTGAGCAGCGGCAACCTTTACGCCGTCAACAACGCGTCCGCCTTGGTGATCGAAGGCGCCGGCTGGGCGGGCATCGATACGGTCAGCGCCAGCGTCAGCTACGCCCTTGCCGCCGGAAGCGCGATCGAGGTCCTCCAGACCGGCAACGCCAAAGGCAAAGGCGCGATCAACCTGACCGGCAACGATTTCGCGCAGCAGCTGATTGGGAACAATGGCGCCAACGTACTCGATGGCAAGGGCGGCGCCGACGATTATCGCGGAGGCGGCGGCAACGACCGCTTCGTGCTCGGAGGCGACGGCGTCGATCGAATCCTCGATTATGTCAACGGGGACGTGGTCGACCTCAGCGCGCTGGTAAAGGTCGGCGCGGGGACCAACGTCGCCGCGGGCGGCTTCGTCCGGGTCACGACGACAGGCAAGATCCAGGTTGATGCCGATGGCGGCGGCAATGGCTGGGCCACGGTGGCGACGATCAACGGCACGGGGTCAGTCGCGATTCGCTATTTGTCGGGCGGCACGACGAGCACTGCGTCGCTTGGCCGGGTTACCGAAACCTCCCCCGCCGGCACGTTCGCCCTCGCTGGCATGATCGCCGGCAGCGGCCTTTCCGGTCCGGGCTTCCCCGCTGGTCCAGAAGCCGCCGACACCGACGCCGTCACATTAGCGAGGAGCGCAACAAGCGCGACAACCGTCATGATCGCCGACACGACGCTGGCTTCGGCGAGCGATGCCCAGATGCCGCCGCTGGCAAGTTCCACACAAACGCTGCCCCTCTCAGCCGGCGCAGCGTTGACGAGTGCCGTGAGCCGGCCGCAGGTATCGGACGCCGGCCGTTCCGCAGAGCCGCTCGACGCTGGGACAGCGTTGTCGGCGGCCGCGCCCGCCGCAGCGATGCAACTTGCGCCGTCGATTGCCATCCCCGCCGGGATTTTCGCGGACGCGGGCATGGAGGGGCGGATGGTGCAGAACATCGCCGAGGTCGGGCGGGTGCTCCTCGATGCGCTGTCGAACGGTCCCGGCCCGGGCACCGTGGAGGCGCTGCTCGACGCTCTGCCCGCGCGCGCCGACGGTGCCGTGCCGACGATTCCGGCGGCGGTTGCCGAAGCGTGGGCCACCGCTTCCGCAATCGTGCCGATGCATGCCGGCTTCGGGCTGGGTATGCTGGGCGAGCATTACGACGCGACCGCACTGGCCTGA
- the argS gene encoding arginine--tRNA ligase — protein sequence MSLYARYAALLDGVLDDLVAEGALPAGVSRGGIAVEAPRDPTRGDLATNVAMVLSKAAKTNPRALAELIKPRLEALPPVRSVEIAGPGFMNLRLDPESWRDELRTIVAQGDGYGTSTIGANERVNVEYVSANPTGPLHMGHCRGAVVGDSLARVLEAAGFRVTKEYYVNDAGAQVDTLARSAYLRYREALGETIGDIPAGLYPGEYLIGVGCILAADFGDDYCEVSEAEWLPVFRERAIAAMLDLIRHDLALLGIHHDIFASEAEVQRTGAVDRAMEVLRDKGLVYEGVLERPKSLQPDDEWEPVELTLFRSTQFGDDQDRPMKKSDGSWTYFGSDAAYHLQKAEKADHLVNIWGADHAGTVKRVQAAVNALTDGRVDLDVKLVNMVRLFRDGEPVKMSKRAGDFITLAEVVEEVGKDVVRFMMLTKRADSPLDFDFAKVVEASKDNPVFYVQYAHARISSLKRKAADAGVDLGAPADLDLLDDEELGLVKLAAQYPRTLESAALAHEPHRIAFYLYDLAAAFHALWNRGNDDPARRFLVENNPQLSRARLELALGIAQIIRSGLGLMGVAATEEMR from the coding sequence ATGTCCCTGTACGCTCGCTATGCCGCGCTCCTCGACGGAGTGCTTGACGATCTTGTTGCTGAAGGCGCGCTGCCGGCGGGTGTTTCGCGTGGCGGCATTGCGGTCGAGGCACCGCGCGATCCCACGCGCGGCGACCTTGCGACCAATGTCGCGATGGTCCTGTCGAAGGCGGCCAAGACCAATCCGCGCGCGCTTGCCGAGCTGATCAAGCCGCGGCTCGAAGCGCTGCCGCCGGTGCGCTCGGTCGAAATCGCGGGTCCCGGCTTCATGAACCTCCGGCTCGACCCCGAATCCTGGCGCGACGAGCTGCGCACGATCGTCGCGCAAGGCGACGGCTACGGCACGTCGACGATCGGCGCCAACGAGCGGGTCAATGTCGAATATGTCTCGGCCAATCCGACCGGGCCGCTGCACATGGGCCACTGCCGCGGCGCAGTGGTCGGCGACAGCCTCGCACGGGTGCTCGAAGCGGCAGGTTTCCGCGTCACCAAGGAATATTATGTCAACGATGCCGGGGCGCAGGTCGATACGCTCGCCCGGTCCGCTTACCTGCGCTACCGCGAGGCGCTGGGCGAGACGATCGGCGACATTCCCGCGGGCCTGTATCCGGGCGAATATCTGATAGGCGTCGGCTGCATCCTAGCGGCCGACTTCGGCGACGATTATTGCGAGGTGAGCGAGGCCGAATGGCTGCCCGTGTTCCGCGAGCGCGCGATTGCGGCGATGCTCGACCTTATCCGCCACGATCTGGCGCTGCTCGGCATCCATCACGACATTTTCGCTTCCGAGGCGGAGGTGCAGCGTACCGGCGCGGTCGATCGCGCGATGGAGGTGCTGCGCGACAAGGGGTTGGTTTACGAAGGCGTGCTCGAACGGCCCAAGAGCCTGCAGCCTGACGACGAATGGGAACCGGTTGAACTGACCCTGTTTCGCTCGACCCAGTTTGGCGATGACCAGGATCGCCCGATGAAGAAGTCGGACGGCAGCTGGACCTATTTCGGCAGCGATGCCGCTTACCACCTCCAGAAGGCAGAAAAGGCCGACCATCTGGTCAACATCTGGGGCGCCGACCATGCCGGCACGGTCAAGCGTGTCCAGGCGGCCGTCAACGCACTGACCGACGGGCGCGTCGACCTCGACGTCAAGCTGGTCAACATGGTCCGGCTGTTCCGCGACGGCGAGCCGGTCAAGATGTCCAAGCGCGCAGGCGATTTCATCACGCTTGCCGAAGTGGTCGAGGAAGTCGGCAAGGACGTCGTCCGCTTCATGATGCTGACCAAGCGCGCCGACAGCCCGCTCGATTTCGATTTCGCCAAGGTGGTCGAAGCGTCGAAGGACAATCCGGTTTTCTACGTTCAGTATGCGCATGCGCGGATCAGTTCGCTCAAGCGCAAGGCCGCCGACGCCGGGGTCGATCTCGGCGCGCCGGCCGACCTCGACCTGCTCGACGATGAAGAGCTCGGCCTGGTCAAGCTCGCGGCGCAATATCCGCGCACGCTGGAAAGTGCGGCGCTGGCGCACGAACCGCATCGCATCGCATTCTATCTTTACGATCTGGCGGCGGCATTCCACGCGCTGTGGAACCGCGGCAATGACGATCCCGCGCGTCGCTTCCTCGTTGAAAACAATCCACAACTTTCTCGCGCCCGGCTGGAACTGGCGCTCGGAATCGCGCAAATCATCCGCAGCGGACTAGGGTTGATGGGGGTCGCCGCGACCGAGGAGATGCGCTGA
- the nagZ gene encoding beta-N-acetylhexosaminidase: MQAAIYSLAGAELTDDERALFRDSDPAGYILFKRNCVDRAQLSRLTDDLRSLHGRSDLAVLIDQEGGRVARMKPPEWMAFPAGEAFDRLYRTAPSSAIEAARSNARALALMLREVGVNVDCLPVLDVRQEGASDIVGDRAMGAEPMQVAALGRAVLDGLASAGVVGVVKHMPGHGRALVDSHHELPVVDAGVDDLAIDLEPFERLAAAPMGMVAHILFTAWDAERPSSQSPFVIQEIIRGRIGFDGFLMTDDIGMEALSGTPGERAIASLAAGCDVVLHCSGKFDEMAEIAARIGALTPEAEGRLARAMAATLIDDDGPDFAEAVAKRDALLARA, from the coding sequence ATGCAGGCGGCTATCTATTCGCTCGCCGGTGCCGAACTGACCGATGATGAGCGCGCGCTGTTCCGCGACTCCGACCCCGCGGGCTACATCCTGTTCAAGCGCAATTGCGTCGACCGCGCCCAGCTGTCGCGGTTGACCGACGATCTGCGCAGCCTGCACGGGCGATCCGACCTTGCCGTGCTGATCGACCAGGAAGGCGGGCGCGTAGCGCGCATGAAGCCACCCGAATGGATGGCGTTCCCTGCGGGCGAGGCCTTCGACCGGCTCTACCGGACCGCGCCATCGTCGGCGATCGAAGCCGCGCGATCGAACGCGCGCGCGCTGGCGCTGATGCTGCGCGAAGTCGGCGTCAACGTCGATTGCCTGCCGGTGCTTGACGTCCGGCAGGAGGGCGCGAGCGACATCGTCGGCGACCGCGCCATGGGGGCCGAGCCGATGCAGGTCGCGGCGCTCGGCCGCGCCGTGCTCGACGGCCTCGCCTCGGCCGGCGTGGTCGGCGTCGTCAAGCATATGCCCGGCCACGGCCGTGCGCTCGTCGACAGCCATCACGAACTGCCGGTGGTCGATGCCGGCGTTGACGATCTGGCGATCGATCTTGAACCGTTCGAGCGTCTTGCCGCGGCGCCGATGGGCATGGTCGCGCACATCCTTTTCACGGCATGGGATGCCGAGCGGCCGTCGAGCCAGTCGCCGTTCGTGATCCAAGAAATCATCCGCGGTCGCATCGGCTTCGACGGTTTCCTGATGACCGACGATATCGGGATGGAAGCGCTGTCGGGCACGCCCGGCGAACGCGCCATTGCGTCGCTTGCCGCGGGTTGCGACGTCGTCCTCCACTGCTCGGGCAAGTTTGACGAAATGGCGGAGATTGCCGCGCGGATCGGTGCCTTGACCCCGGAAGCGGAAGGGCGGCTCGCGCGGGCCATGGCCGCGACGTTGATCGACGACGATGGCCCCGACTTCGCCGAAGCAGTCGCAAAGCGCGACGCCTTGCTCGCGCGGGCCTGA
- a CDS encoding segregation and condensation protein A, whose product MADDTDFDGLPLRQQSDELTLNLDGWEGPLDLLLSLARAQKVDLAQLSILDLVEQYLAYLAQARALKLEIAADYLVMAAWLAYLKSCLLLPKDPEADPSPEEIAFRLQMRLQRLDAMREAGARLLGRDRTGRDVFLRGAPEGLRLVRKAAWQVRDFDLFAAYGAVRARTAPAMHVVHARSVMTLEEALDRVGRLVGAALDWTFLESFLPHTQDPQFRRSALASSFLAMLELARRGRLEFVQDEPFAPIKLKAA is encoded by the coding sequence GTGGCTGACGACACGGACTTCGACGGCCTTCCGCTTCGCCAGCAATCTGACGAACTCACCCTCAACCTCGACGGCTGGGAAGGTCCGCTCGACCTGCTGCTCAGCCTGGCGCGCGCGCAAAAGGTCGACCTTGCCCAGCTGTCGATCCTCGACTTGGTCGAACAATATCTGGCCTATCTCGCGCAAGCGCGCGCGTTGAAGCTGGAGATTGCCGCCGACTATCTCGTGATGGCGGCGTGGCTGGCCTATCTCAAATCCTGCCTGCTCCTGCCCAAGGATCCGGAGGCCGATCCGAGCCCCGAGGAGATTGCCTTCCGGCTGCAGATGCGGCTGCAGCGGCTCGATGCGATGCGCGAAGCCGGCGCGCGCCTGCTCGGCCGCGATCGCACCGGTCGTGACGTCTTCCTGCGCGGCGCGCCCGAAGGGCTGCGGCTGGTGCGCAAGGCCGCCTGGCAGGTGCGCGATTTCGATCTGTTCGCGGCTTATGGTGCCGTCCGTGCCCGGACCGCGCCGGCGATGCATGTCGTCCATGCGCGGTCGGTGATGACGCTTGAGGAAGCCCTCGACCGCGTCGGCCGCTTGGTAGGCGCGGCGCTCGACTGGACGTTTCTCGAAAGCTTCCTGCCCCACACGCAGGACCCGCAGTTTCGCCGCTCGGCGCTGGCGTCGAGTTTCCTGGCAATGCTCGAACTCGCCCGTCGCGGCAGGCTCGAATTCGTGCAGGACGAACCGTTCGCGCCGATCAAATTGAAGGCTGCGTGA
- a CDS encoding deoxyguanosinetriphosphate triphosphohydrolase — MDQFGNRHDRPAGQLTARLAARPAHSRGRLHPEHDDAPRGPRDIFQRDRDRIIHSVAFRRLRHKTQVFIAPDGDHFRVRLTHSIEVAQIGRTIARALGLNEDLTEALCLAHDLGHPPFGHGGEDALDAALADAGGFDHNAHTIRIVTRLETPYPDIDGLNLSWEALEGLAKHNGPVRNPTWAMAEADTAFDLMLGSWPSLEAQVAAISDDIAYDNHDIDDGLRSGILALDELVEVPIVARHWRAIERRHPGIAVDRKQRALVRDLIGTMVGDVLAETAQRVADARVETIDDVRAAGRSLAGFSEPLAAEEAELKRFLYQRLYGSPALDDVRVEAERVIANLAAAYRADPSLLPTSWQRAGDRVGQLRTIGDFIAGMTDRFAIARHEELVGPVRLPADRF; from the coding sequence GTGGACCAATTCGGAAACCGACACGATCGTCCCGCTGGGCAGCTGACCGCGCGCCTCGCCGCGCGCCCCGCGCATTCGCGCGGCCGCCTTCACCCCGAACATGACGACGCCCCGCGCGGACCGCGCGACATCTTCCAGCGCGACCGTGACCGGATCATCCATTCGGTCGCCTTCCGCCGTTTGCGCCACAAGACGCAGGTGTTCATTGCCCCCGACGGCGACCATTTCCGGGTCCGCCTGACGCACAGCATCGAAGTCGCGCAGATCGGCCGGACGATTGCCCGCGCGCTCGGCCTTAACGAGGACCTGACCGAGGCTTTGTGCCTCGCCCATGACCTTGGCCACCCGCCGTTCGGCCATGGGGGCGAAGATGCGCTCGACGCCGCGCTCGCCGACGCCGGGGGCTTCGACCACAACGCTCACACCATCCGCATCGTCACCCGGCTGGAAACGCCTTATCCCGACATCGACGGGCTCAACCTCAGCTGGGAAGCGCTCGAAGGCCTGGCCAAGCACAACGGCCCGGTGCGCAATCCAACCTGGGCGATGGCGGAAGCCGATACTGCGTTCGACCTGATGCTCGGCAGCTGGCCCAGCCTCGAAGCGCAGGTCGCCGCCATTTCCGATGACATCGCCTACGACAACCACGACATCGACGACGGCCTGCGCTCCGGCATCCTCGCGCTCGACGAACTGGTCGAAGTGCCGATCGTCGCGCGGCACTGGCGCGCGATCGAGCGGCGGCACCCTGGAATCGCGGTCGACCGCAAGCAACGCGCTTTGGTTCGCGACCTCATCGGCACGATGGTCGGCGACGTCCTCGCGGAAACTGCCCAGCGCGTGGCCGATGCCCGCGTCGAGACCATCGACGATGTCCGCGCCGCGGGACGCAGCCTCGCGGGCTTTTCCGAACCGCTCGCGGCCGAGGAGGCGGAGCTCAAACGCTTTCTTTACCAGCGTCTCTACGGTTCGCCCGCGCTCGATGACGTGCGGGTCGAAGCCGAGCGGGTCATTGCCAATCTCGCCGCCGCCTATCGGGCGGACCCGTCGCTATTGCCGACAAGCTGGCAGCGCGCTGGCGACCGAGTTGGCCAGCTGCGCACGATCGGCGACTTCATCGCCGGCATGACAGATCGCTTTGCCATCGCCCGGCATGAGGAACTCGTGGGCCCGGTCCGCCTTCCTGCCGACCGCTTCTGA
- a CDS encoding SPOR domain-containing protein encodes MTDSRAAVGMDRLPWLHDEPKPRAGHRAREVLGWAVAGALLLAGGSYWLGTRSVDRPQADPVVQPAPAPPQASVKLPEARLPAPPPPVEIVETPEVRPAPAPVVSVPEPRAARPSPPRRRAILRREEPPRARLDETVSEQKATVATPAPARPAPTQSARAAPARAKQLTLWNARQSAGASGRLVQIGAFGSRQQAKLGWRRMQRSYPAVARLPAVVVPTRNSRGKRFYRFQIGTTSQAHSEVLCQRMRRIRYSCAVVGLPWKAKVER; translated from the coding sequence ATGACCGACAGCCGGGCGGCAGTCGGAATGGACCGGCTGCCATGGCTTCATGACGAACCGAAGCCGCGCGCGGGCCATCGCGCGCGGGAGGTTCTGGGCTGGGCGGTTGCCGGTGCCTTGCTCCTCGCGGGCGGGTCTTACTGGCTCGGCACGCGCTCGGTCGACCGGCCGCAGGCCGATCCTGTGGTGCAGCCGGCGCCGGCGCCGCCGCAAGCCAGCGTCAAGCTGCCCGAGGCGCGCCTTCCAGCACCGCCGCCCCCGGTCGAAATTGTCGAGACGCCTGAGGTTCGCCCGGCGCCGGCGCCCGTCGTCTCGGTTCCCGAGCCGCGTGCCGCAAGGCCTTCCCCGCCGCGCAGGCGTGCGATCCTCAGGCGCGAGGAGCCGCCTCGCGCGCGGCTGGACGAGACGGTTTCGGAACAGAAGGCGACGGTGGCGACGCCCGCGCCCGCGCGTCCTGCGCCAACGCAATCGGCCCGCGCCGCGCCGGCACGCGCCAAACAGCTCACCTTGTGGAACGCCCGGCAGTCCGCCGGCGCCAGCGGACGGCTGGTGCAGATCGGCGCGTTCGGGTCGCGGCAGCAGGCGAAGCTCGGCTGGCGGCGGATGCAGCGCTCTTATCCCGCGGTCGCGCGCCTGCCTGCCGTCGTGGTCCCGACACGCAACTCGCGCGGCAAGCGCTTCTATCGCTTCCAGATCGGCACCACCTCGCAGGCGCATTCGGAAGTGCTGTGCCAGCGCATGCGCAGGATCCGCTACAGCTGCGCAGTGGTCGGCCTGCCGTGGAAAGCGAAAGTCGAACGATGA